In a genomic window of bacterium:
- a CDS encoding mechanosensitive ion channel family protein, with protein sequence MDPLEPLRRVVQDLNDPDRIARAIEAGLWIVLIALGAWVALRVSLSLVRRTAAWRTGHPAGRMTPIVESLLRYTIVFTAIILMLSAVHINVTPVLASATVLGVALGFGAQQIIRDLLAGIFLLTEGIVQIGDFVRVDSDAGVVERITLRVMQIRKFSGELVSVPNGSIVKIGNLSRDYARAIVQVLIPYDASVGAALEAVGDAARTWSSAHLADRQAEAKVDGIIELRDAGAVVQCSVLVLPGDQWTVSSELRQRVLEALAHRDITPGVAIPTTVPPTA encoded by the coding sequence ATGGATCCGCTCGAACCCCTCCGCCGGGTCGTTCAGGACCTGAACGATCCCGACCGGATCGCCCGCGCGATCGAGGCAGGCCTCTGGATCGTGCTCATCGCGCTCGGCGCCTGGGTGGCGCTCCGGGTCTCGCTGAGCCTTGTCCGGCGAACGGCGGCCTGGCGTACCGGACATCCCGCCGGACGCATGACCCCCATCGTGGAGAGCCTGCTCCGCTACACGATCGTCTTCACGGCCATCATCCTCATGCTCAGCGCGGTGCACATCAACGTCACACCGGTGCTGGCCAGCGCTACGGTGCTGGGGGTCGCGCTCGGCTTCGGCGCCCAGCAGATCATCCGGGATCTCCTGGCGGGCATCTTCCTCCTGACCGAAGGCATCGTCCAAATCGGGGATTTCGTCCGGGTCGACAGCGACGCGGGCGTCGTCGAGCGCATCACGCTGCGGGTCATGCAGATCCGCAAGTTCTCCGGGGAACTGGTCAGCGTCCCGAACGGCTCGATCGTGAAGATCGGCAACCTGAGCCGGGATTACGCGCGTGCGATCGTCCAGGTCTTGATCCCCTACGACGCAAGCGTGGGGGCGGCGCTCGAGGCCGTCGGCGACGCAGCGCGCACCTGGTCCAGCGCCCATCTGGCGGACCGGCAGGCCGAAGCGAAGGTCGACGGCATCATTGAGCTTCGCGATGCCGGCGCCGTCGTGCAGTGCTCGGTGCTGGTGCTCCCCGGCGATCAGTGGACGGTATCGTCCGAGCTCCGGCAGCGCGTACTGGAGGCGTTGGCGCACCGCGACATCACCCCCGGCGTGGCGATCCCCACGACCGTCCCGCCGACAGCGTAG